In the genome of Cervus elaphus chromosome 5, mCerEla1.1, whole genome shotgun sequence, the window aagtatacgtatgtccccttcctcttgaacctccttcccacctgggTGTCTAATTTTAAATGGTAAAGGTATTTTCAGAGTTTCGAGTTGTAACAAACTGAAAGGGCAtggtggactttcctggtggtccagtgatgaaggatctggctgccagtgcagaggacaagggtttgattcccGGTCTAGGAAGATTCCCCGTACTGCAGGACAACGAAGGCTGTGCACCCTAGAGACTGTGCCCTGCAGCGGCAgcactctgcaactagagaggagcccctgctcatcacaactagagaaagcctgcgcgcaacaacaaagacccagtgcagcccaaaacaaagaaataaacaaaatcataaaaataaaaagggcacAGCAGTAACAAGAGGGTTCTTTGAGGAAGTTTGGTTGAAAGGTCAACTAGATCCAGAGCCGTGTCCTCAGTTCTGTAGGGCCACAAATTCTAGCCTGTCCATAACATAGAGTGGACTGGACTCTGTGTTATGGGTGGACTCTAGGTCAAAGGGTGATTAAAGCTAAATATAAAATCATGAGAAATTATATTTTCCACAGggccaatttttaattttaatatgcaAAATTGTACATGGATTAGAATGCTTTTGGTGGTAAGAGCAGTATTTTCATCCTCTCCTTTTTACAGATCttgattatttaataaatttacttCACAAACATGTATTTAGCATCTATATGAGATAGATGCCACATGAGATAGCtgctgaataaatatatatacataattagtatacacacacacatatatatatatacacacattaattCTGAGGTAGCATGCTCTATTAATTGTAATGaaaactttccttttcattttttattcaaatattctaGATCCatattttaatttggattttgtCACTTACTGTGGGATCTGGGGCAAACCATTTTGAGTCACACTGTTTTCCTCTAGTAAAACGGGCATAATAACTCCAAtcctctgaagttttcatgaGGATTAGAGCAAATAAAATAACATGTGAAATATCTAGGCACAGGCCTGTTACATTGAATGATAACAGTCCACAGAGACTTTCTATGGATCAGGTACTTCTACCTGTATCAACTTAAGCCTCACATCAACGCTATAAAGTAGGTGTCGTTTTTAAAGCCCAATTCACAGGTGAATATCTTGAAATCTAGAAATGCAGAATAACTTGCTTATGGTCACGCATTtagtattaggttggccaaaaggttcattcaggtttttcaatacatcttacagaaaaaccagaaTGAATTTATTGGTCAACCCAATAGACTGTTGAGTTAGGATTTGAGTGCAGTCAGTCTGGGTCCAGGGTCCATGCTCTTATACACCTGTGCTCTATTTCCTCTCCTGAGTATTCATTATCTTCCCCTTCCTCACCTAAATTCCAACTCTCTACAGACTATGTCCACTTGGGTGACTTTCCATTATCTTAAATCAGGAATTTCCACCTGGAGCCTACAGGGTGGGTTTCAATCAATATATTCAACTTGTAATTAATTGGACTTCATATATAAATGATGGACATGTGGTTCAAACAAGCATAGCCATGGAGGAATTTCAACAAACGTCCTGGAATCCAAGGATGGGGTGTGACGAATCCATGAGCTCAAATGTATTTGAGCAATGTCTGTTTTTCGGGCTCATGGGTTAGGAAAAACATCAGTTAACAGTATCCATAGCTTCAGCTACTAGGGAGAGATTGACTTGATCCTTTGGATGTAAAGTACAAACTTTCCAAAAAGGGCCTTAAAGTGCCCAGCTGGCATCAAGAGCTCTCTGGCAGTCAATTCCAAGGGTGTCCATTACAAATCGTATAACATGTCTAagtacaaatacatttttttcctctgaaaaaagGATCCATTGATTCTGTCAGATTCTCAAAAGAAGTGATTTGTAACTCAAAAGCAGTAAAAAACTACTACAAACACAAAGTATGCCAAAaccatctctttcttctcctatACACCAGTCCTTCTGCCTCCTCTGCTTCTGTCACAGGGAGCAGTCTTCTAGACAGTCTTGTCACCATGTTGTATTTTGATTTCTCactgttctttactgtctgtgttcagttattcagAAATAATAGTAGTAGTGCTCAGtcgctccattgtgtctgactctgtgtggccccatggactgtagcccacctggctgcTCTGTGCATAGAATTTTCctggcgagaatattggagtggggtgccattccctttactccacgggatcttcccgacccaggaattgaacccgcatctcctgcactggtaggtggatcctttgccactagtgccacctgggaagccctcagtcaTTCAGAAAGGTCTGTTAATTCTTCCCATGCAATGGCTGTTGGAATTGTTCCTTTCCATCTTTACTGCCACAATTCTTGACTATAGCTGTCCTCTTATTTACCTTCTTAAAAGATATTAATAGCTCCTCTTAACCAAATGATTATTACTGGTCCCTCCCTGCTCAGGTCTACtttattagattatttttaaaagatatttatttatttgactatgccaGGTCATaggtgtggcatgcaggatctttcatctTTATTGCGGCATGTGATTTCTTAGTTGTGAcgtgcaggctttctttagttgtgggaCCCATGGGggcttctttagttgcagtgcatctgcttagttgccccaaggtgtgggatcttagtctccCCCctgcaaccagggattgaattcgtgTCCCCAGCAATGGAAAGTGAATTCTTTaacagtggaccaccagggaagtccctggttcacatttaaaaaaatactgtattctGTGTTCTCATTCGCATCTTATATCCTGAGGTTAACTGATAAAGGACAAAGTGTATGTTTGGGTTCAGACTGGGGCTCTGCCAGCCATTCAGTGTGACCTTGAGTTAACTAACTTCTCAGAGCCTCTCCATCCCCCTTATCTAGAAAAGTGAGATAATAATACTCACCTGATAcgatgttgtgagaattaaatgtggTATACACAAGGCATTTAGTAAAGCATTTGCAGCCAGTAGGTACTgctagcatcaccgactcaatggacatgaagttgagcaagctctgggagacagtgaaggacacaggagcctggcatgctgcagtccatggggttgcagagtcagacacgacttagtggctgaaaagtgaaagtgaaagtctctcagtcctgtccgactctttgcaaccccatggatactccatggaattctccaggccagaatgacggggtgggtagctgttcctttctccagggaatcttcccaatccagggatcaaacccaggtctcctgcattgcaggcggattctttaccagctgagccaccagggaagcccagtgactgaacaacaggcaaTCAATCAACAATGGTGGAGTTATGACTCTATTCAGTAGGGAGTTAAAGGCAGGCCTGGGGTTTACTTAAGAGATTTGGAGGTATGGGGAAGACCTATGCCATATGCAGAGGTGAGTAACTGTGCAGAGTTGATAGAGCAAGGAAGCTCATTTTGAATGTTTAGATCAGCGGtacccaacctttttggcaccagaatTGGTttcatggaaaagaatttttctatggaccaggatgggggtggggggatggtttggggatgatttaaGCGCattacttattcattttattgttcattttatttccattattattacatcagctccacctcagatcatcaggcattagatcccagaggttggctgctgctgctgctgctgctaagtcacttcagtcgtgtccaaccccatagacggcagcccaccaggctctgccatccctgggattctcccggcaagaacactggagtgggctgccattgccttctccgcccagaggttggggacccctgctgtaGCTGGCCTGGCAAGTTGGGAGGTATACAGTATGGTTGGGTCACTTTATGGACAGTTATTTACAGGTTCCTCTTACATGACATACATTAAGTCATAGACTAAGTTACCATCTTGATTAGAATGGAGTtttaataggttaaaaaaaaaaagagcattctCTCAGGATTTCAGGTATTAGTGACAAAGAAGGGAATCCAGGGTGAGGAGTTGAGAACACAGGTGGCTTCTCTCTTTAGTGCTGCTCTCCATCCCTACGTACCCCACCCCTACCTCTGTCAAGGACAGATTGCTTCTGCCACAACGTTTAGAGCATGGCAGCACACTGCAAGAACTATGTGGAGGAAAACTGGCTGACTAGAATCATGTTAGATGACCTAAACAGCGAAGGAATAAGTTCATTCCAGTGGACACTGGCATTGCTCAGTGTGAACAAGGGATCTTGGAAAGGTCAGCCAAAAGAAATGGAGACTGATCTTTGGAAGTATGATGAGGATAGTGAGTCAGAGTTACTCACTTCATCAGAGCAAGAGACCCTGTGGGTTATAGTTATTAGAGCTTACTGTGGGAAACTCCAATAAAGAGCTCTGCTGCTAAAACTGACCAATTACAGTGTTTTTCTGATTTCCAGGAAGAATGGATCTATAGGTTTTCATTTTGTGAACCATTATTAAACTTTGGGTATTTTCTAGTGAAAAGTTGCAGacaaatttcaaaggaaaaacacagatgcattatttcttaaaaatacattattatttttaatatgggGGAGATTTGCACAAACATAATATAGCCAGATTTAGTGCTGGTAAAATTGCATCAAGTCCATATGGCAGGATTCAATCTAACAATATTTCATGGTGTTCCACAATGAGCACCATAATTTCTGAGTGCCGCCACCTGAACTAGTTTGAAAACCAACACATTACACCCCTGACTGCCTTTTGTTATTTCTTGGGGGAAAGGAATGTTATTAGCTCAGTGAAACTCACAGGCAGAGGCTTACAATCaaagtaatctttaaaataaataaaaaaagaccaaaagagaACTAAATAGGGTAAATTTGAGTGCAAGAATAACATAACAATAGCTAAAGTTTCCTGAGCACTTATTTTATACCAGGCTCTGTGATAAGTACTTTTCAAACATAacttcatttaatcttcccaaccATCCTGTGAGGTAACATCACCCATATTAAatgcctgcatgcatgctcagtcgtgtctgactcttttcaaccccacagactgtagcccaccaggttcctctatccatggaattttccaggcaagaattctggagtggacgccatttcctactccatgccCATATTGGATAGATGAAGAAAGACAAGTCTcagacttgctcaaggtcacataggcTGGGAAGTAGTAGGTGACACTGAGATTCAAAGCCAGGTTTCTGGACTTCAATTGTGATATTGTTGTAATGCCTCTTTGGTGTATACTATCTTTACAAAAACTCTAAAATTTTAGAGATACAGTAAAGCCCACCAATCTTTTTGCACCAACATTAACCCTTGTAATCATTAACTAGATCAAGATAGTGAACATTTCCAGCACCCAGAAGACTCCCTCCTGCCCCCTTCTCAGTCAGTTCCTCTGAAGTAATCACTAGTCTGCCTCTATCGCCATAGGTAAATAGGTTTTAGTTAGAGCAATCTAACTTTTTGTAGTTATCACCAAAAGATCCCATATATCAATCCTTCATCTTGCCAGTTTAGCTGTAGCATTTAAAGCTGCTCTAGCTCTGACTTTTAAGAACTCACTGGAGACACTAGCTGTCGCATGTGGCTtcatatttctttcattattctgaaattaatactaactttgaaaagaaaaaacacaaagaaaatcctGGATGAAGTAGATTAAAGGACCTTTGCCAAAACtctctgggctccccaggtggcgcaatgataaagaaacctcctgcaatgcaggagacacaaaagcgGAAGGTtcagattcctgggtcaagaagataccctacaggaggaaatggctagccactccgtattcttgcctagaaaatcaaacagacagagagcctggtggggtatagtccatggggtcacaaagagttggacaggagtgaGCCACTGAGCATCCTGGCACCAAACCTCTCTATGGCAGAAACACCACAGACACAGTTTGCTTGACTGAAGTAATTTGGTGCATCAATTTCCAATCATGGTGTCTCATTAGGGAACAGATGACCAGGAAAGGTCATCTCAGTTCATGGAACAGACGACTAGCCAGGCAAGACTGGTAATAGCGATAGCTTTGCATCATTTTACAGCATGCCAACAAATTTATGTCCAGATATCTTCCACAGTTGAATTGCTGTTCTGTgagacaagaggaagaaagatTAAGGTGAAGAAGATCTAGGTAGAGTCAAGTGAGGGAAATAGGACCTCAAGGAGGCTTTACTGCGGTGGCTTTCCGCGCTTGGCCTACTAGCTGTTCAAACTACATTACTTCCTGTCCAACCTGGCTGTGACAGAACCAGCGTCACAACTTCACCTCAGGCTCTCAAGCTGCGGTTGGTGAATTTCAGCACTGATTCTAGAAAATAGAtctctcatctctttctctcccctccatTCCTGATTTTGCACTTCATTCTGTTTCCTACACCAGTTGACTTCAGACAACATTTTGAAGTTGTCTACAGACTACAGTTGAATATCAGGGAAAGAAGAACTGACAGCAATAGGACTCAAAGACTCTAGGAGCGACATGTGTGTGAGGTGACTTAAGTCGGGGGAAATCTAGAGGACCGTTCTGGCCATCAAAGCAGCAGGGCAGGCCCAGAAGTGGGCGCACGTGACAGCACCAGCACCTCGAGAGTGACATCACCGTGGGGGCGGAGCCCAACCATCCCGGGCCTTGTCTGCTATTgagctcccctcccctcttccccactGAATGCCCACGACCCCGCCAGTCAAAGCCCCCTGAGGAAACAGAAATGCCCGGACCTCACAGAGCGGCAGAACCGGGGCCCAACCTCTCGGCGCAGAGACGGGTTCGGTCTCGGCTCTCTCTCCtcgccactccccacccccaaacggtggagggggcgggggcgcgcGCGCTCCACCACGCACGCGCCCCCACGCACGCGCTCTCCCTCCGCGCTCGCGCTCCTCCCCACCCCGGcccggagggggcggggctgcggGCGGCCTCGGAGGGTGCGACGCCCCCGGCGCGGCGGCGGCGTTAGCGAGCGGCCGGCTGGGCGCGGGTTGCAGGGCGCGCTGCTCCGGCGGGGCCCGCTTGGCACAGCCGCCTCGTGCGAGCCGCCCGCCCGGCGGGGTAAGCTGCGAGCGCTCCGAGCGTCGGACCCGGGGCCACCGGCGCTGCCCTCCCGCCGCCGCCCTCGGTGCCTCCTCTGGGCGGCCCCGCCCCCGTTCCCATCCCCCTCGCGCTCACCTCCCGGCTGTGCCGCGCGCGAGGCGGAGCAAgtcgcccgccgccgccgccgccgccgccgcggcgcTGAGGGGCGAGAGCCTGCACCCGCGCCGCCGCTGACAGGGGGACCGCCGCGGGCTGCGCTCGCCGCCGGGAGGCCCCGCCGCGCCTTTCCCGGACGCAAACCCACCGCGGCCGTCGGAGCGCAGCGAGGTGCTCTGGGATCGCGGGCGGCTCCGGCGGGCGGCGCGGTCCTCACAGGAGACCCCGGGGACTGGGGCTTGCCCCGGGGGGTGCAGCGAGACCCCCCCTCAGAGCGGCAGGTGAGAGACCGCGGGAGCCCGGGAAAGGAAGGTCGCTTCAGTGACAGGGGCGTTCGCCTCCGACGCCCGGGCTCCAGGGAGAGGGGCGGAGGCGAGCGGGGAGGCAGCGAAATGGGCAGCGGAGTGCCTCCGGTGTGGAGGGCGTGGGGAAGGTTGGTTCCCAGTGTGGCCCTCGGGGTGGCTTCGGATGAGTCCGGGATCGGTCACTTCGGTGTCACCGAAGGTGTCATGGAATTTGGTACC includes:
- the LOC122693253 gene encoding translation initiation factor IF-2-like gives rise to the protein MGTGCPKKTNRMIRGLRLCATRYQSDLHKDYASFPRGINDITKEHFCCEFQRHTGQPTLYLTWHISQLLLCCILGAHFATRSAPPSLPRLAICLASPPGSPSSGDSLATPRATLGTNLPHALHTGGTPLPISLPPRSPPPLSLEPGRRRRTPLSLKRPSFPGLPRSLTCRSEGGSRCTPRGKPQSPGSPVRTAPPAGAARDPRAPRCAPTAAVGLRPGKARRGLPAASAARGGPPVSGGAGAGSRPSAPRRRRRRRRATCSASRAAQPGGEREGDGNGGGAAQRRHRGRRREGSAGGPGSDARSARSLPRRAGGSHEAAVPSGPRRSSAPCNPRPAGRSLTPPPRRGRRTLRGRPQPRPLRAGVGRSASAEGERVRGGACVVERARPRPLHRLGVGSGEEREPRPNPSLRREVGPRFCRSVRLYKIVRLWMMVLFSKEDFTFWQ